The Desulfovermiculus halophilus DSM 18834 genome includes the window GCGAACTGCCTCCTCTTCGCACCGACGGATCAATGCCGTTGCTATCCCTTGATGCCGGAAGCTCTCTTTTACATAGACTGCTGCTAGCCAAGGGGATAGATCCGGCTTTGTGTCCATATCATTCTGTACTAGCGCAGCCGAACCAATGAGTTGGCTACCTAACATTGCAATAAAGATTGAAGGAATCCTCTCTCGTCCCGCAGCATCAGCGATTGCTTGTGCTCGCCCTTCCAGAGTTAGCGACGGGTTCAAGTGCTTCCACTCTGCATGGTGAAGCTCCGCCAACTCCGCAATGAACTCCTTCTTATCAGCCAAAGGAACGATTTCCACAATCTTTGCCTCTTAACGCTTTGCATCACCGGCAGCAAAAAGCAGAGCGACAAAGAAGCGGCGCTTTTTGCTGTCCGAGTGCATGCAATTGTTAGGCTTAATACTGATCAAGTATTTGTAGAACTTCGCCGTCCAAGCTCACTTTCGCTTTCACTGAATTCTTTACGACACCGCCAAAAGCATTCTTACCTCTAAAGGTAGTTCGCACTATCAAATGGTCACCCCGATCCCAATATACGGTCTCAACGTGGTCGTAGCTGTCGGGATCATTCATTGACTTCTGAATTACGCGCTCGAGATTTCTATGCGATCCATCCCATGCACTGAACTGAGATTTAATTTTCTTCTTCCTTTTCTCGGCGGCAATTTTCTTTCTTTTCTCTTCCTCGATCTTATTGTTGTAGAATGCGACTTTTTCTTGGTACAGCTCATTGTTGGGATGCATTTTCAGTAGCCGTTGGTACAGATTTCTGTTCTTGTTATATTTTTCTACCGGTATAGTTTTCAGTTCTGACAACAACTTCTCCGTTTTTTTAGCCTTCTGAATTGCCGCACGTTCGCCTTTTGCTTGTGTATTCAATTGCTCAAGCTTCTTGTCGTCAGCAACAAGGTATTTATTAGACCGGGAAATAGCGGCCTGATAATCCTCATCCACAATCGCTTTCTCAACTGAAGCGATTATCTGTTCGCGGTTGGCATTGAAGTGATCAATTCTTTCTTGCCGTAATTGAGCGGCCTTTTCGGCCCTTTCTTCCGCTCTCTGGGCCGCTAACTCTCGTTCTTTTTGTTCCTGAGCCTGGCCGGCGAAAAAGCCAAATGCCATAAACAAAACAAAGACGGAAACAACTCTAGCCTTTACAGGGAGCTCTTGATTTGTTTTTGAGTAGGCGAAATTCCTTACCGGAGGAAGCAAGAGGGCTGCTGCAGCAATCAGACATAGTCCAGCCAAAGGTGATTCAATCAGGGAAAGCACCCCAGCCAACAAGAAAAGGACGCCAAACCCCCAGTTAAGCGCCAGATATACATGTTTCATCGTTCTCTCCTTCGATGTTGCCGCATCCGGTGATGCCTAACGCTTCGCGTAACCGGCGGCCGAAAGCGGCAAAGCGAAGCAGCGCCGCTTTTGGCAGTCCGTGTTAACGCGATTGTTCGGTTCACTTTATAGCCAATGCGCTTTTATTTACTCTGCCAGCAGTTGTATATTTGCCAACAAGGGCCTCGACTAAAAGGCGATCGCTATGATCTGTGCGCGGTCCTAAAGTGATTTCTATTGAATTGAGTGAAGATTCATCAAGTTGAATATCGTAATAGTCAATACCAGGATCAATGCCATTTAAGAAGCTTGAAAGAATATGGTTGACAAATTTTTTGGAAAATTCCTGATCACCTATTCCGGTTGAAGGTACCGGGATTGAAGGAGTAATCAGCAATACAAACCTATATTCATCCTGAAATTCCCAACAGTCGTCTTTAGTCCTCGGTAACAAGGGCATATTTCCGATATTAAGTTTTGCTTGGTTGTCAGGACCAATTTCGAGGTGGACATTTTCTTTATAGACTTTCGAAATATCAGGGACATAAGACACAGGGCCTGCAAACATGTTTGGAGTTAGAAATACTGGAAGAATGGAATAGGTGTCACAGAACATTTCTTCAAATGATAAAGGTGAAAGGATTTCCCCTTGCTGAATCATATTCCAAGAAGGTGGCGCTTTCAGGGGTGCCATTTTGAATGGCTGGTCTGGCAAGCCAATTCTCACGCCCTT containing:
- a CDS encoding GNAT family N-acetyltransferase, with the translated sequence MEIVPLADKKEFIAELAELHHAEWKHLNPSLTLEGRAQAIADAAGRERIPSIFIAMLGSQLIGSAALVQNDMDTKPDLSPWLAAVYVKESFRHQGIATALIRRCEEEAVRSNANAWYLYTESASKLYEKLGWRCMERCEYKGAMVDVMCKPLAS